One window of the Colletotrichum destructivum chromosome 4, complete sequence genome contains the following:
- a CDS encoding Putative target SNARE coiled-coil domain, vesicle transport v-SNARE domain superfamily has protein sequence MSNPLDTEPGSERFSDYEAELKLVQADLVQKLDQIPELTGEPRKAALSSAERALEEADELLAQMRLEKANIPTTLRSKINARFRNHESDIDAHKRKLRSLADDRAALFGARYTDNPSGSGQDVQLEQRQQLLSGTDRLDRSTQRLKASQALANETEGIGASILGDLHTQRETIQHTHDRLLESEGYVDRSVKTLRGMARRMATNRVITISIITILVLLIIAVIYSKFR, from the exons ATGTCCAACCCACTTGATACCGAGCCCGGCTCCGAGCGCTTCAGCGACTACGAAGCGGAGCTGAAGCTCGTGCAGGCGGACCTCGTTCAGAAGCTTGACCAGATCCCCGAACTGACGGGCGAGCCACGCAAGGCGGCTCTCTCGTCCGCCGAGCGCGCCcttgaagaagccgacgagctgctcgccCAGATGCgcctcgagaaggccaacaTCCCCACCACCCTGCGCTCCAAGATCAACGCCCGCTTCCGTAACCACGAGTCCGACATCGACGCCCACAAGCGCAAGCTGCGttccctcgccgacgaccgcgccgccctcttcggcgCCCGCTACACCGACAACCCCTCGGGCAGCGGACAGGACGTCCAGCTcgagcagcgccagcagctGCTGTCGGGCaccgaccgcctcgacagGTCCACGCAGCGGCTCAAGGCCAGCCAGGCCCTCGCCAACGAGACCGAGGGCATCGGCGCCAgcatcctcggcgacctgcaCACCCAGCGCGAGACCATCCAGCACACCCACGACCGCCTGCTCGAGAGCGAGGGCTACGTGGACCGCAGCGTCAAGACGTTGCGGGGGATGGCACGTAG GATGGCTACCAATCGGGTGATCACCAtttccatcatcaccattCTCGttctcctcatcatcgccgtcattTACAGCAAGTTCAGATAA
- a CDS encoding Putative cytochrome c oxidase assembly protein CtaG/Cox11, with the protein MNALPRLPWRASSQSTQKWSCFFCQHAVRPAPRSGLRSPPAAAARRAASTTPPKQTGPSFGGAPSMEQVHAHYKRKNASTAYYTLSVILGTVALSYGSVPLYKMICQTTGWGGQPIRAHGPDVDYSEDGLASRLVPVTSANRIRVTFSSSVSDVLPWKFTPQQREVRVLPGETALAFYTATNNSDSDIIGVATYSVTPGQVAPYFSKIQCFCFEEQRLNAGETVDMPVFFYLDPDIVNDVNMRGIETVTLNYTFFKAKYDDNGKFKAPSSMA; encoded by the exons ATGAACGCTCTCCCACGCCTCCCCTGGCGTGCGTCGTCACAGTCGACGCAGAAATGGagctgcttcttctgccagCACGCCGTCCGTCCGGCGCCGCGAAGCGGTTTGCGCTcgcctcccgccgccgccgctcgccgagcggcctcgacaacgccgccgaagcAAACCGGCCCCAGCTTCGGCGGTGCGCCGTCCATGGAGCAAGTGCACGCCCATTATAAGCGGAAGAATGCGTCGACAGC ATACTACACGCTCAGCGTCATCCTTGGAACGGTCGCGCTGTCATACGGCTCCGTGCCTCTTTATAAGATG ATCTGCCAGACGACAGGCTGGGGCGGCCAGCCCATCCGCGCTCACGGCCCGGACGTCGACTACAGCGAGGACGGGCTGGCCTCTCGCCTGGTGCCCGTGACCTCGGCCAACCGCATCCGCGTTACCTTcagctcgtccgtctcggacgTGCTACCCTGGAAGTTCACGCCGCAGCAGCGCGAGGTGCGCGTGCTTCCCGGCGAGACGGCGCTGGCTTTTTACACGGCCACCAACAACTCAGACTCGGACATCATTGGCGTCGCGACCTACAGCGTGACACCCGGCCAGGTGGCGCCGTACTTCAGCAAGATCCAGTGCTTCTGTTTCGAGGAGCAGCGATTGAACGCCGGGGAGACGGTCGACATGCCCGTGTTCTTCTATTTGGATCCGGATATCGTGAACGACGTCAACATGCGCGGCATCGAAACCGTGACTTTGAACTACACGTTCTTCA AGGCCAAGTACGACGACAATGGCAAATTCAAGGCGCCTTCGTCCATGGCCTGA
- a CDS encoding Putative amine oxidase, FAD/NAD(P)-binding domain superfamily: MPRRPSSMESVGSLGSPIDPKYRKKVAVVGSGSAGIAALWALNRSYHDVYMYEASSRLGGHTNTVTWKNGKYETSVDTGFIVLNTATYPNFINFLKRVKVDTVPTEMTFGVTRDHGLFEWAGTSLDAVFAQRKNIFSPRMWRMIFDIIRFNQFALDLLMADDDDDAAAMNGDSKGTKKEETIGEYLEREGYSDAFRDDYLIPMTAAVWSTSPDKCTLDFPAVTLVRFMWNHHLLSTVSTRPQWLTLKKCAKSYIDAVMSGFPSNHLFLKTQVTQVTSEEDGRVRVHTHNGKSDVYDHVILATHGDQALKIIEGSATREEKEILSAFKTSENSVVLHSDLSLMPASEKAWSSWNYLTLSSPATGKQNIDQVSLTYNMNILQHIPRETFGDVLVTMNPLHQPNPDTIQGSFTYRHPLYTPAAVRAQKLLPRIQNKRGISYAGAWTKYGFHEDGFSSGLHAAQDHLYAKLPFQFVDSTYSRGRKPSLGLADLLLRLAILIFQVFVIRVLERVVGIAKRAIYPQARRLKNVKAA, translated from the exons ATGCCCCGCAGACCATCCTCGATGGAATCTGTGGGTTCTTTGGGCTCTCCCATTGACCCCAAGTATAGGAAgaaggtcgccgtcgtcggtaGTGGTTCCGCAGGCATCGCTGCTCTATGGGCGCTGAATCGAAGTTACCATGACGTTTACATGTACGaagcctcgtcgaggctcGGCGGACATACCAACACCGTGACATGGAAGAATGGGAAGTATGAGACCAGTGTAGATACTGGCTTCATCGTGCTTAACACTGCGACATACC CAAACTTCATCAACTTTCTCAAGAGGGTCAAGGTAGACACGGTGCCAACTGAGATGACGTTCGGTGTCACTCGAGATCATGGCCTGTTCGAGTGGGCCGGCACCAGCTTAGACGCCGTCTTTGCGCAAAGGAAAAACATCTTCTCGCCCCGAATGTGGCGCATGATATTTGACATCATCCGCTTCAACCAGTTCGCCTTGGATCTGTTAATGgctgatgacgacgacgatgccgccgcgaTGAACGGCGACAGCAAAGGgaccaagaaggaggagacgaTCGGCGAGTACCTTGAACGGGAAGGCTATTCAGATGCCTTCAGGGACGACTACCTGATTCCCATGACCGCGGCCGTGTGGAGCACGAGCCCGGACAAGTGCACACTAGACTTCCCGGCCGTCACCCTGGTTCGCTTTAT GTGGAACCATCACCTTCTCTCGACCGTTTCCACGAGGCCCCAATGGCTCACTCTGAAGAAGTGCGCCAAATCGTACATCGACGCTGTCATGAGTGGCTTCCCTTCTAATCATCTCTTCCTCAAAACGCAAGTTACGCAGGTCACGAGTGAGGAGGACGGTAGAGTACGAGTGCACACTCACAACGGCAAGTCCGATGTCTACGACCATGTCATCCTGGCGACACACGGGGACCAAGCCCTCAAGATTATCGAAGGATCGGCTACgcgcgaggagaaggaaatTCTCTCCGCGTTCAAGACCTCCGAAAACTCGGTCGTTCTTCACTCCGATCTCTCACTAATGCCGGCTTCCGAAAAGGCCTGGTCCAGCTGGAATTATCTCACcctctcctcgcccgcgacCGGTAAGCAGAACATCGATCAGGTTTCCCTGACCTACAACATGAACATCCTCCAACACATCCCGCGCGAGACGTTTGGTGACGTCCTAGTCACGATGAACCCCCTGCACCAGCCGAACCCGGACACGATTCAGGGCTCCTTCACCTACCGCCATCCCCTATACACGCCCGCTGCTGTACGTGCCCAGAAGCTACTGCCTCGTATTCAAAACAAGCGAGGCATCAGCTACGCCGGTGCGTGGACGAAGTACGGCTTCCACGAGGACGGCTTCAGCAGTGGACTACATGCCGCCCAGGATCATCTGTACGCGAAACTCCCTTTTCAGTTTGTCGACTCGACCTACAGCCGCGGAAGGAAACCCTCACTTGGCCTTGCCGATCTTTTGCTACGACTTGCTATTCTCATTTTCCAGGTGTTTGTTATCAGAGTGCTCGAGAGGGTTGTCGGCATAGCTAAGCGGGCGATATACCCCCAGGCTAGGAGGTTGAAGAATGTCAAAGCTGCGTAG